One window of Buchnera aphidicola (Periphyllus acericola) genomic DNA carries:
- a CDS encoding exodeoxyribonuclease V subunit gamma, with protein MIKIYTSNDFNYLIKKICHIMNKKSFKNIFIKEIIVVPDIEISQFIKKIIKKIFGIFCNISFFTKEKFIFYILELFIYKKKYKRFNKKFILWELMNLSESFQKKNIFKKKENEYTKLKYFNNISKFFFQYLIYRKKLINNWEKNNKKYKEKIILKQKKMWKKIIKKNNFHYLNLKKNLIKKHKIKKKYKNLPHRIFIINPINYPISYIKILKKISYKIDIYFFLCTPFNHNILEKKYFFKNSNILYWTKNYINKINYIFSLTTKKKKLYINNKKNTLLNVIKNKIFNYKNNIFFQNKIIENDNSISIHECSNRLREIEILQDNILNILKKNKNIKPKDIIVKTKNIQKYIPYINSVFKSEIKKNNIPYLIHEKIFDKNNPILYIFNKILSLQKNKFKSTKILNFLNFNFIAKKFSITTKEVKTIKKWVFDTKICWGINKKHKKKINFPEINQNTWKYGIKKIIFGYGMYKKDIQWKNIFPYNIHEKKDIKTLEKLIFFITTLKKWKKKLSTKKTCKTWKKIYKNIIDDFFYKNKKTKIYLKHIKKKWNSLLKEILDSSYKKKISIKIIKYIINKKIKKIYLKKNYNNNIIFTNFNVLQTLPFKITYILGMNNNFPKKYISNQENLINLYKEKMDLKKNKEDFLNFLELIGFTKEKIFISYIYNSSENILNRYSFLLKYLIEYIKKNFSFKKNKLLFIHTKNDFYKENFYLNNNFNSFHSIWNLSKKKKFIKKKFIKKILKSKKIKKIKSIKLIEFWKNPINYFFHNTLKIYFKKINLIQKNHEPFYTNLKDHYLINIKILNYLIFKKNIKKLFKKIKSTGILPYGNLGKIYFNEQIKKNQKIYKKINKLKVSLKEIKIKLKIKKFKIYGKIKNISSKNGILRWKPFNLNYHDKLSLWLEHILYCSNGGKHKSTYIGLNNKIIFKNIKKKKAKKYLLKYIFGYIQGLTNPIPLIQTGINWFHYIYNKKKNKISKDREIIQYSKKKMIETWNGNKYFIGEKNNLYIKKIFKTLNKKSIKKIFRITKYWIKPMYKNIL; from the coding sequence ATGATAAAAATTTATACTTCTAATGATTTTAATTATTTAATAAAAAAAATATGTCATATTATGAATAAAAAATCATTTAAAAATATATTTATAAAAGAAATAATTGTAGTTCCAGATATTGAAATTTCACAATTTATTAAAAAAATAATTAAAAAAATTTTTGGAATATTTTGTAATATTTCATTTTTTACAAAAGAAAAATTTATATTTTATATATTAGAATTATTTATATATAAAAAAAAATATAAAAGATTTAATAAAAAATTTATTTTATGGGAATTAATGAATTTATCTGAATCTTTTCAAAAAAAAAATATTTTTAAAAAAAAAGAAAACGAATACACAAAATTAAAATATTTTAATAATATTTCAAAATTTTTTTTTCAATATCTTATTTATAGAAAAAAATTAATAAACAATTGGGAAAAAAATAATAAAAAATATAAAGAAAAAATAATATTAAAACAAAAAAAAATGTGGAAAAAAATTATAAAAAAAAATAATTTTCATTATTTAAATTTAAAAAAAAATTTAATCAAAAAACATAAAATAAAAAAAAAATATAAAAATTTACCTCATAGAATATTTATTATAAATCCAATAAACTATCCAATTTCTTATATTAAAATTTTAAAAAAAATTAGTTATAAAATAGATATTTATTTTTTTTTATGTACACCTTTTAATCATAATATATTAGAAAAAAAATATTTTTTTAAAAATTCAAATATACTATATTGGACTAAAAATTATATAAACAAAATAAATTATATTTTCTCACTCACAACAAAAAAAAAAAAATTATATATTAATAATAAAAAAAATACGTTATTAAATGTTATTAAAAATAAAATCTTTAATTATAAAAATAATATTTTTTTTCAAAACAAAATAATTGAAAACGATAATTCAATATCTATACATGAATGTTCAAATCGTTTAAGAGAAATAGAAATATTACAAGACAATATATTAAATATTTTAAAAAAAAATAAAAATATAAAACCAAAAGATATAATTGTAAAAACAAAAAATATTCAAAAATATATACCATATATAAATTCAGTTTTTAAATCAGAAATTAAAAAAAATAATATTCCTTATTTAATACATGAAAAAATTTTTGATAAAAATAATCCTATTTTATACATTTTTAATAAAATTTTATCTTTACAAAAAAATAAATTTAAAAGTACAAAAATATTAAATTTTTTAAATTTCAATTTTATAGCTAAAAAATTTTCTATTACAACTAAAGAAGTAAAAACTATTAAAAAATGGGTTTTTGATACAAAAATATGTTGGGGAATTAATAAAAAACATAAAAAAAAAATAAATTTTCCTGAAATAAATCAAAATACATGGAAATATGGAATAAAAAAAATAATTTTTGGTTATGGAATGTATAAAAAAGATATACAATGGAAGAATATTTTTCCTTATAATATTCATGAAAAAAAAGATATAAAAACATTAGAAAAACTAATATTTTTTATAACAACATTAAAAAAATGGAAAAAAAAGTTATCAACAAAAAAAACATGTAAAACATGGAAAAAAATATATAAAAATATAATCGATGATTTTTTTTATAAAAATAAAAAAACAAAAATATATTTAAAACATATAAAAAAAAAATGGAACTCTTTATTAAAAGAAATTTTAGATAGCTCTTATAAAAAAAAAATATCTATAAAAATTATAAAATATATAATAAACAAAAAAATTAAAAAAATATATTTAAAAAAAAACTATAATAATAATATAATTTTTACAAATTTTAATGTTTTACAAACACTTCCATTTAAAATTACTTATATATTAGGAATGAATAATAATTTTCCTAAAAAATATATAAGTAATCAAGAAAACTTAATTAATTTATATAAAGAAAAAATGGATTTAAAAAAAAATAAAGAAGATTTTTTAAATTTTTTGGAATTAATTGGATTTACTAAAGAAAAAATTTTTATAAGTTATATATATAATTCATCAGAAAATATTCTAAATAGATATTCTTTTTTATTAAAATATTTAATTGAATATATAAAAAAAAATTTTTCTTTTAAAAAAAATAAGTTATTATTTATACATACAAAAAATGATTTTTATAAAGAAAATTTTTATTTAAATAATAATTTTAATAGTTTTCATTCAATATGGAATTTATCTAAAAAAAAAAAATTTATAAAAAAAAAATTTATAAAAAAAATTTTAAAATCTAAAAAAATTAAAAAAATAAAATCTATAAAATTAATTGAATTTTGGAAAAATCCAATAAATTATTTTTTTCATAATACATTAAAAATATATTTTAAAAAAATAAATTTAATACAAAAAAATCATGAACCATTTTATACAAACTTGAAAGATCATTATTTAATAAATATAAAAATTTTAAACTATTTAATTTTTAAAAAAAATATTAAAAAATTATTCAAAAAAATAAAATCTACAGGAATATTACCATATGGAAATTTAGGTAAAATATATTTTAATGAACAAATAAAAAAAAATCAAAAAATTTATAAAAAAATAAATAAATTAAAAGTTTCTTTAAAAGAAATAAAAATTAAATTAAAAATAAAAAAATTTAAAATATACGGAAAAATAAAAAATATTTCATCTAAAAATGGAATTTTAAGATGGAAACCATTTAATTTAAACTATCATGATAAATTAAGTTTGTGGTTAGAACATATTTTATATTGTTCAAATGGAGGAAAACATAAAAGCACATATATTGGATTAAATAATAAAATTATTTTTAAAAATATAAAAAAAAAAAAAGCAAAAAAATATCTTTTAAAATATATATTTGGATATATTCAAGGATTAACTAATCCAATACCTTTAATTCAAACAGGTATAAACTGGTTTCATTATATATATAACAAAAAAAAAAATAAAATTTCAAAAGATAGAGAAATTATTCAATATAGTAAAAAAAAAATGATTGAAACATGGAATGGAAACAAATACTTTATAGGTGAAAAAAATAATTTATATATAAAAAAAATATTTAAAACTTTAAATAAAAAATCAATTAAAAAAATATTTAGAATAACAAAATATTGGATTAAACCTATGTATAAAAATATTTTATAA
- a CDS encoding UvrD-helicase domain-containing protein has product MNNKTKKKIFSILFNGINMIEASAGTGKTFTIILLYLRLLLGFNNKKKNI; this is encoded by the coding sequence ATGAATAATAAAACTAAAAAAAAAATTTTTTCAATTTTATTTAATGGAATAAATATGATTGAAGCTTCAGCAGGAACAGGAAAAACTTTTACAATTATATTATTATATCTTAGATTACTATTAGGATTTAATAACAAAAAAAAAAATATTTAG
- the recB gene encoding exodeoxyribonuclease V subunit beta — MITYTNNAKIEIQNRLSKNIYNFYIDLKLKKTRNKNYKKIFKKIKNFKKSRKILKIAYLKINHAPIYTIHGFCKNILKSYNLTYKNTIKKKIYQDQEIYKKSTYDFWRKFIVPLEKNILNIILKYWKHPKYLLLEINSWLNIKSKVFIYKQKKYNILKKHKKNIKKIYNFKIKWNKIKSILKKFFLKKKLNKRIYNKKNIFNWIKKITIWSKKKTINYNFPKEINKFYEKKIYDKLSKIEKIKYKFLKIIKNFLKNNFSLKNIILLQAIKKIKHISNIKKKKKFCFDNLIKFLLLKLKNNKKLCHSIEKKFPIAFIDEFQDTDYQQYEIFKKIYQNYKKSSLILIGDPKQSIYAFRGADIFFYFKIKSKISNIYKLNTNWRSSYKIIKNINFLFSQIKNSFIFKEIKYTPLNYTNESKKIKLIIKKKEQPSITFWFKKQKNKKFLEYDSWIAKKCAKNIFYLIKQIKQNNAFLKTSNSTKKLEIKDICILIKNYKEYKKINHELKKFKINSHYTSNKKSIFQTLEVQEMFYILKSILNISNELYLKKALSTSIIFKNSYEIYQLKKKYNILSNIYKKFYNYLKIWKKNGILNLIKKIIYESHLYKEYFFKNKNKKKISNLIHLSEILEKKSILKKKFDALLIWFKEKIKNKKNIKKKYYERSDYKKKNTIQIVTIYKSKGLEYPIVWIPFISNFKISKKLIYHNRKTFNTYININNNKKKNKLEEEERLSEDIRLLYVAITRSKFHCSIGINPLIQKKSITKNTNFHKSGLGYILQKGKKMNICQLSNKLKKICLNKGMSIKSKEKKYLLKNKKKENKKQCIKNIFNRNFKKILYTSYTKINKNNLKKNIAIIKNKKKTKYNQYFFPQGKKYGILLHKILKKINFKKKIKKKFLFKIFKKKICKKWLNILKKWIKNIILTPLNDYGINLFKLNQENYLKELEFSLLLKKKIDFNSINNLINNKKNIYEKKVKGVLKGFIDIVFQDKKKYYLIDFKSNYLGKNKKKYKNKEIVRTIKKNRYDIQYYIYSVALHKFLKKKLKNYSFKKNFGGIYYLFLRGMNGKDNKTGIFFYKPKKKIIKKLDKNFFTQSKI; from the coding sequence ATTATTACATATACTAATAATGCAAAGATAGAAATACAAAATAGATTATCAAAAAATATTTATAATTTTTACATTGATTTAAAATTAAAAAAAACAAGAAATAAAAACTATAAAAAAATATTTAAAAAAATAAAAAATTTTAAAAAAAGTAGAAAAATATTAAAAATTGCTTATTTAAAAATAAATCATGCTCCAATCTATACAATTCATGGATTTTGTAAAAACATACTAAAAAGTTATAATCTTACTTATAAAAACACTATTAAAAAAAAAATATATCAAGATCAAGAAATATATAAAAAATCTACATATGATTTTTGGAGAAAATTTATTGTTCCACTTGAAAAAAATATTTTAAATATAATTTTAAAATATTGGAAACATCCAAAATATTTATTATTAGAAATAAATTCATGGTTAAATATTAAATCAAAAGTTTTTATATATAAACAAAAAAAATATAATATTTTAAAAAAACATAAAAAAAATATTAAAAAAATTTATAATTTTAAAATAAAATGGAACAAAATTAAATCAATTTTGAAAAAATTTTTTTTAAAAAAAAAATTAAATAAAAGAATTTATAATAAAAAAAATATTTTTAACTGGATCAAAAAAATAACGATATGGTCAAAAAAAAAAACTATAAATTATAATTTTCCAAAAGAAATAAATAAATTTTATGAAAAAAAAATATATGATAAATTATCTAAAATTGAAAAAATAAAATATAAATTTTTAAAAATAATAAAAAATTTTTTAAAAAACAATTTTTCATTAAAAAATATTATTTTACTACAAGCAATAAAAAAAATTAAACATATTTCTAATATAAAAAAGAAAAAAAAATTTTGTTTTGATAACTTAATTAAATTTCTTCTTTTAAAATTAAAAAATAATAAAAAACTATGTCATTCTATTGAAAAAAAATTTCCTATTGCATTTATTGATGAATTTCAAGATACAGATTATCAACAATATGAAATTTTTAAAAAAATTTATCAAAATTATAAAAAATCTTCTTTAATTTTAATAGGAGATCCAAAACAATCTATATATGCATTTAGAGGAGCAGATATATTTTTTTATTTTAAAATAAAATCTAAAATATCAAATATATATAAGTTAAATACAAATTGGAGATCCTCATATAAAATAATTAAAAATATAAATTTTTTATTCAGCCAAATAAAAAACAGTTTTATTTTTAAAGAAATAAAATACACACCATTAAATTATACGAATGAATCAAAAAAAATAAAATTAATAATAAAAAAAAAAGAACAACCTTCAATAACATTTTGGTTTAAAAAACAAAAAAATAAAAAATTTTTAGAATATGATTCTTGGATTGCAAAAAAATGTGCAAAAAATATTTTTTATTTAATAAAACAAATTAAACAAAATAATGCTTTTTTAAAAACATCTAATTCTACAAAAAAATTAGAAATAAAAGATATTTGTATATTAATTAAAAATTATAAAGAATATAAAAAAATAAACCATGAATTAAAAAAATTTAAAATAAATTCTCATTATACTTCTAATAAAAAATCTATCTTTCAAACACTGGAAGTTCAAGAAATGTTTTACATATTAAAATCTATTTTAAATATATCAAACGAATTATATTTAAAAAAAGCGCTTTCTACTTCTATAATATTTAAAAACTCTTATGAAATATATCAATTAAAAAAAAAATATAATATATTATCAAATATATATAAAAAATTTTATAATTATTTAAAAATATGGAAAAAAAATGGAATTTTAAATTTAATAAAAAAAATTATTTATGAAAGTCACTTATATAAAGAATATTTTTTTAAAAATAAAAATAAAAAAAAAATTTCAAATTTAATTCATTTATCTGAAATATTAGAAAAAAAATCTATTTTAAAAAAAAAATTCGATGCATTATTAATTTGGTTTAAAGAAAAAATAAAAAATAAAAAAAATATAAAGAAAAAATATTATGAAAGATCTGATTATAAAAAAAAAAATACTATACAAATAGTAACAATATATAAATCAAAAGGTTTAGAATATCCAATAGTATGGATTCCATTTATTTCAAATTTCAAAATTTCAAAAAAATTAATTTATCATAATAGAAAAACATTTAACACTTATATTAATATTAATAATAATAAAAAAAAAAATAAACTTGAAGAAGAAGAAAGATTATCAGAAGATATTAGATTATTATATGTTGCAATAACTAGATCAAAATTTCATTGTAGTATAGGAATAAATCCATTAATTCAAAAAAAATCAATTACAAAAAATACAAATTTTCATAAAAGTGGACTAGGATATATTTTACAAAAAGGAAAAAAAATGAATATTTGTCAATTATCAAATAAACTTAAAAAAATTTGTTTAAATAAAGGAATGTCAATAAAATCAAAAGAAAAAAAATATTTACTTAAAAATAAAAAAAAAGAAAATAAAAAACAATGTATAAAAAATATATTTAATAGAAATTTTAAAAAAATATTATATACAAGTTATACAAAAATTAATAAAAATAATTTAAAAAAAAATATAGCTATTATAAAAAATAAAAAAAAAACAAAATATAATCAATATTTCTTTCCACAAGGTAAAAAATACGGTATTTTACTTCATAAAATACTAAAAAAAATAAATTTTAAAAAAAAAATAAAAAAAAAATTTTTGTTTAAAATATTTAAAAAAAAAATATGTAAAAAATGGTTAAATATATTAAAAAAATGGATTAAAAATATAATTTTAACACCATTAAATGATTATGGAATAAATTTATTTAAATTAAATCAAGAAAATTACTTAAAAGAATTAGAATTTTCTTTATTATTAAAAAAAAAAATAGATTTTAATTCTATAAATAATTTAATAAATAATAAAAAAAATATATATGAAAAAAAAGTTAAAGGAGTATTAAAAGGTTTTATTGATATTGTTTTTCAAGATAAAAAAAAATATTATTTAATTGACTTTAAATCTAATTATTTAGGAAAAAATAAAAAAAAATATAAAAATAAAGAAATTGTTAGAACAATAAAAAAAAATAGATATGATATTCAATATTATATATATTCTGTTGCTTTACATAAATTTTTAAAAAAAAAGTTAAAAAATTACAGTTTTAAAAAAAATTTTGGAGGAATTTATTATCTTTTTTTAAGAGGAATGAATGGTAAAGATAATAAAACAGGAATTTTTTTTTATAAACCAAAAAAAAAAATTATTAAAAAATTAGATAAAAATTTTTTTACACAATCGAAAATATAA
- the recD gene encoding exodeoxyribonuclease V subunit alpha has product MLNIIKNLLKKKKIKLIDFYYAKNISKKNDPLILIISIYISFQLRKGNTYVSLKKIFKDMFFSKKILKKIKIKYNLKKIKNYLLKSDSIGKKNTNYPLIIEKNYLFLNKIWNIEKNIYNFLNKKYELKKYKYSKWKKILNKNFFKKLNTEQKNAIILCLLNKFTFIIGKPGTGKTTIISIIIYFFLKLSKNKKIILTAPTGKASAILLESIKKNKLLLKINKKFKKYIPNSSFTIHDFFKINLYNENNIFYKKKKVQANILIIDESSMIDIFMFDKIINLIYKNTQVIFIGDNYQLPSINIGSILNDIYIFFLKNKNINLYLNFKECIKNKKFNQKFYKKNIFLKNKICILNKQYRYKKKSDIDICSKIIKKFKKNKIKKIINNKYKNFKFFIIKNKKKIYLKITKKIFLLYKNYFKMVINKQSIKKILEEFNRIRILCILKKGWYGVKGINKIFKFFIKKKKITYFKKINKKEWYIGKPIIIKKNLKNIKLFNGSIGITLLDKKNEMKIFFLMPNNSIKIIPINIIKKYKTTWAITVHKSQGSEFNHIILILPLKKNKIMSREIIYTAITRAKKYVWIYSKKNIFIKYIKNRIIKKSGLIKKLKNIKY; this is encoded by the coding sequence ATGTTAAATATAATTAAAAATCTTCTAAAAAAAAAAAAAATAAAATTAATAGATTTCTATTATGCAAAAAATATTTCAAAAAAAAATGATCCATTAATTTTAATTATTTCAATTTATATAAGTTTTCAATTAAGAAAAGGAAATACTTATGTTTCTTTAAAAAAAATTTTTAAAGATATGTTTTTTTCAAAAAAAATTTTAAAGAAAATTAAAATAAAATATAATTTAAAAAAAATTAAAAATTATTTATTAAAAAGTGATTCAATAGGAAAAAAAAATACAAATTATCCATTAATAATAGAAAAAAATTATTTGTTTTTAAATAAAATATGGAATATTGAAAAAAATATATATAACTTTCTTAATAAAAAATATGAATTAAAAAAATATAAATATTCTAAATGGAAAAAAATATTAAACAAAAATTTTTTTAAAAAATTAAATACTGAACAAAAAAATGCAATAATATTATGTTTGTTAAATAAATTTACTTTTATAATAGGTAAACCTGGAACAGGTAAAACAACTATCATTTCTATTATAATTTACTTTTTCTTAAAACTATCTAAAAATAAAAAAATAATTTTAACAGCTCCAACTGGAAAAGCTAGTGCAATTCTTCTAGAATCAATAAAGAAAAACAAATTATTATTAAAAATAAATAAAAAATTTAAAAAATATATACCTAATTCATCATTTACAATACATGATTTTTTTAAAATAAATTTATATAACGAAAATAATATATTTTATAAAAAAAAAAAAGTTCAAGCAAATATATTAATTATTGATGAATCATCAATGATTGATATTTTTATGTTTGATAAAATAATTAATTTAATATATAAAAATACACAAGTAATTTTCATAGGAGATAATTATCAATTACCTTCTATTAATATAGGATCTATTTTAAATGATATTTATATATTTTTTTTAAAAAATAAAAATATAAATTTATATTTAAATTTTAAAGAATGTATAAAAAATAAAAAATTTAATCAAAAATTCTATAAAAAAAATATTTTTTTAAAAAATAAAATATGTATTTTAAATAAACAATATCGATATAAAAAAAAATCAGATATAGACATATGTTCTAAAATAATTAAAAAATTTAAAAAAAATAAAATTAAAAAAATTATAAATAATAAATATAAAAATTTTAAATTTTTTATTATTAAAAATAAAAAAAAAATTTATTTAAAAATAACAAAAAAAATATTTTTATTGTATAAAAACTATTTTAAAATGGTTATAAATAAACAATCTATAAAAAAAATTTTAGAGGAATTTAATAGAATAAGAATTTTATGTATTTTAAAAAAAGGTTGGTATGGAGTAAAAGGAATTAATAAAATTTTTAAATTTTTTATAAAAAAAAAAAAAATAACATACTTTAAAAAAATTAATAAAAAAGAATGGTATATAGGAAAACCTATTATAATTAAAAAAAATTTAAAAAATATTAAATTATTTAATGGAAGTATAGGAATTACTCTTTTAGATAAAAAAAATGAAATGAAAATATTTTTTTTAATGCCTAATAATTCAATTAAAATAATTCCAATAAACATAATTAAAAAATATAAAACAACATGGGCAATTACTGTTCATAAATCTCAAGGTTCAGAATTTAATCATATAATTTTAATTTTACCTTTAAAAAAAAATAAAATTATGTCAAGAGAAATAATTTATACAGCAATTACAAGAGCAAAAAAATATGTTTGGATTTATTCAAAAAAAAATATTTTTATAAAATATATTAAAAATAGAATTATTAAAAAAAGTGGACTAATAAAAAAATTAAAAAATATAAAATATTAA
- the nusB gene encoding transcription antitermination factor NusB — MNINLRKKARTCIVQAIYSWQISNNTVSEIKKYFYKKNKKIVDIKYFNEIFTGIIKNKNKIDILIKKYIKENLNRLGQIEKSILRMSFYELIKRKDIPYRVIINEGIEISKIFCSKDSHKFINGVLDKAASKIRI; from the coding sequence ATGAATATTAATTTAAGAAAAAAAGCTAGAACATGTATTGTGCAAGCAATTTATTCTTGGCAAATATCAAATAATACAGTATCAGAAATAAAAAAATATTTTTATAAAAAAAATAAAAAAATTGTAGATATAAAATACTTTAATGAAATTTTTACTGGAATTATAAAAAATAAAAATAAAATAGATATACTAATAAAAAAATATATTAAAGAAAATTTAAATAGATTAGGACAAATTGAAAAATCAATTCTTAGAATGTCTTTTTATGAACTTATAAAAAGAAAAGATATACCATATAGAGTAATAATTAATGAAGGAATTGAAATTTCAAAAATTTTTTGTTCTAAAGATAGTCATAAATTTATTAATGGAGTGTTAGATAAAGCTGCATCAAAAATAAGAATATAA
- a CDS encoding TusE/DsrC/DsvC family sulfur relay protein, producing the protein MIKKIKELLWNKKYAVRIAKKNGIKLNKNHWRIIKFTRNFYYKFYISPSIRILLTAINKKYKINITSIDLIKLFPKNPSLQISKISGIPKPNKCF; encoded by the coding sequence ATGATAAAAAAAATAAAAGAATTATTATGGAATAAAAAATATGCTGTTAGAATAGCTAAAAAAAATGGAATAAAATTAAATAAAAATCATTGGAGAATAATAAAATTTACAAGAAATTTTTATTATAAATTTTACATTAGTCCATCTATTAGAATATTACTAACAGCAATAAATAAAAAATATAAAATAAATATAACTAGCATTGATTTGATTAAATTGTTTCCTAAAAATCCATCTCTTCAAATTAGTAAAATCTCAGGAATACCAAAACCAAATAAATGTTTTTAA
- the cyoE gene encoding heme o synthase: MLYLFKYFTKNFLYFFELIKPRILFSNLFSSVSGYFFGIKNNSINYSIFFFMIFGLFFIISCGCVLNNILDRKCDRQMKRTMNRVLAKKKISIKESFIFSIILFILGTFFLCYFVSKIVFLISFFGLFVYVFLYTFLLKKKYPCSTIVGAFSGSCPILIGYLSVLNYDIYIGLLLFLIFFIWQIPHSYSVSLLNFKDYKNANIKVFPIIYSFEFTLDNMYFFVNLLIFFNFIFSINSNLNKFHLIIFIILGFFWLFYITKGYNIFLNYSKWLLKIFKFSIFYIFIFNISICINYI; encoded by the coding sequence ATGTTATATCTATTTAAATATTTTACAAAAAATTTTTTATATTTTTTTGAATTAATTAAACCAAGAATATTATTTTCTAATTTATTTTCTTCTGTTTCTGGTTATTTTTTTGGTATCAAAAATAATTCTATTAATTATTCGATTTTTTTTTTTATGATTTTTGGTTTATTTTTTATAATATCTTGTGGGTGTGTATTAAATAATATTTTAGATAGAAAATGTGATAGACAAATGAAAAGAACTATGAATAGGGTTTTAGCAAAAAAAAAAATTTCTATTAAAGAATCATTTATATTTTCTATTATTTTATTTATTTTAGGAACGTTTTTTTTATGTTATTTTGTTTCAAAAATAGTATTTTTAATATCTTTTTTTGGTTTATTTGTATATGTTTTTTTATATACGTTTTTACTGAAAAAAAAATATCCATGTTCAACTATTGTAGGAGCATTTTCTGGTTCTTGCCCAATATTAATTGGTTATTTATCAGTTTTAAATTATGATATATATATTGGACTTTTACTTTTTCTTATTTTTTTTATTTGGCAAATTCCACATTCTTACTCAGTTTCTTTATTAAATTTTAAAGATTATAAAAATGCAAATATAAAAGTTTTTCCTATAATATATAGTTTTGAATTTACTTTAGATAATATGTATTTTTTTGTTAATTTATTAATTTTTTTTAATTTTATTTTTAGTATTAATAGTAATTTAAATAAATTTCATTTAATAATATTTATTATTTTAGGTTTTTTTTGGTTGTTTTATATTACTAAAGGTTATAATATTTTTTTAAATTATTCAAAATGGTTATTAAAGATTTTCAAATTTTCTATATTTTATATATTTATTTTTAATATTTCTATTTGTATAAATTATATATAA
- a CDS encoding cytochrome C oxidase subunit IV family protein — protein MNFHNKLLSFIKTTIFFYIIIFFLSLILSFFPFLIVSFHMFSKNILYFLIIICCFLQILLHILFYLHLNDLNKNSWNFFSIIFTFTIITIIVSGSVWIMRNLNHHVISI, from the coding sequence ATGAATTTTCATAATAAATTATTATCTTTTATAAAGACAACTATTTTTTTTTATATAATTATATTTTTTCTATCTTTAATTTTATCATTCTTTCCTTTTTTGATAGTAAGTTTTCATATGTTTTCTAAAAATATTTTATATTTTTTAATTATAATTTGTTGTTTCTTACAAATTTTATTACATATATTATTTTATTTACATCTTAATGATTTAAACAAAAATAGTTGGAATTTTTTTTCAATAATTTTTACGTTTACTATTATAACTATTATTGTTTCTGGTTCAGTATGGATTATGCGGAATTTAAATCATCATGTTATATCTATTTAA